A genomic segment from Malus domestica chromosome 05, GDT2T_hap1 encodes:
- the LOC103435849 gene encoding uncharacterized protein, with the protein MIQLLFVVLFAEGVVAFLLLVKIGPLRELVIKSLDQIKMGKGPATIKTIAGTMSVILISDFISIVKIQNKGVKLGTMSPMDQVLWRTHLLEASLLGFTLFLGFIIDRMHHYLSKLIGLRSSVGASKEELDRLQKEKIQLKEKEDKSSQEIKQLQDKISTLTEDLKKLKLECAEKDKSIETAESHVASLQKQAADLLLEYDRLLEDNQNLQTQSLGYRSR; encoded by the exons ATGATTCAGCTGTTGTTCGTAGTGCTTTTCGCCGAGGGGGTTGTAGCATTCCTTCTGCTGGTGAAAATTGGGCCGTTGAGGGAGCTGGTAATAAAGAGCTTGGATCAGATAAAAATGGGTAAGGGTCCGGCCACCATAAAAACGATTGCCGGGACCATGTCTGTGATTTTAATCTCCGACTTCATCAGCATTGTGAAGATCCAGAACAAAGGTGTGAAGCTTGGGACGATGTCGCCGATGGATCAGGTTCTGTGGAGGACCCACCTGCTTGAAGCTTCATTGTTGG GTTTTACCCTATTTCTTGGATTCATAATTGATCGAATGCACCATTATCTCAGTAAGCTAATTGGATTGAGGAGTAGCGTGGGAGCTTCAAAAGAAGAACTTGATAGGCTTCAGAAAGAGAAGATACAGcttaaagaaaaggaagataaaTCGTCCCAAGAAATCAAGCAGCTGCAAGACAAAATCTCAACTCTAACAGAGGATTTGAAGAAGCTGAAATTGGAATGTGCAGAGAAGGATAAAAGCATCGAAACTGCTGAATCCCATGTTGCCTCCCTCCAAAAACAGGCTGCAGATCTACTTCTCGAATATGACCGCTTGTTAGAAGACAACCAAAATCTTCAGACTCAGTCTCTAGGTTATAGGAGCAGGTAA
- the LOC103435848 gene encoding putative pentatricopeptide repeat-containing protein At3g25060, mitochondrial — protein sequence MQLLPWPRRLRALLLSCTDKNSIAKVHALMILTSTLADGSFNARLIASYARIGDTVSARKVFDKLPQRGVNAWNAMIVAYSRQEYPSQVLSLYHQMVADGVRPDSSTFTVAIKACASMLDLEIGEEIWSKAVDCGYERDVFVGSSVLNLYAKSGKMDEAVVVFEKMPRKDLVCWTTMITGFVQSGRPMEAVEMFRGMQHEGIEFDGVSMTGLVQACASLGDLRLSLSVHGFMIRRGLRMDVMVQTSLAHMYAKNGHLELAYRVFDRMPYKNAISWGALISGFAQNGFAGRALEMLVEMQGSGFEPDSACLVSALLACSQVGFLKWGKSAHAFILKRLDFDEVLGTAVIDMYSKCGSLSYARALFDQIISRDLISWNAMITSYGIHGHAEEALALFLQMTETNVKPDHATFASLLSAFSHAGLVQEGQYWFDVMVNKYKTTPGEKHYACMVDLLARAGRVEEAYELINSVNTEPGLAVWVALLAGCHNHGKSSIGEVVAKKILDLNPDDLGVYALVSNFYAMARKWDDVADMKKMMKQRGTKKVPGYSVVEVNGELHAFLMEDKTHQHHGDIMQILNKLDHDMRAIGYVPRNEFLLHNSEDEHSFQQRKFIKVL from the coding sequence ATGCAGTTACTTCCATGGCCAAGGCGCCTCAGAGCTCTCCTCTTATCCTGCACGGATAAGAACTCCATAGCTAAAGTCCATGCTCTTATGATATTGACTAGTACCCTCGCCGATGGAAGCTTCAACGCTCGACTCATAGCGTCCTACGCGCGTATTGGGGATACGGTGTCCGCCCGCAAAGTGTTCGATAAATTGCCTCAACGAGGCGTGAATGCATGGAATGCCATGATAGTCGCGTATTCTCGGCAAGAGTACCCGTCTCAAGTTTTAAGTTTATATCATCAGATGGTAGCGGATGGAGTTAGACCTGATAGTTCGACTTTTACTGTCGCGATTAAGGCTTGCGCAAGCATGTTGGACTTGGAGATTGGTGAGGAAATTTGGTCTAAGGCGGTGGATTGCGGGTACGAACGTGATGTGTTTGTGGGATCATCTGTTTTGAACTTGTACGCCAAGAGCGGGAAGATGGATGAAGCAGTGGTGGTGTTTGAAAAGATGCCTAGAAAGGACCTTGTTTGTTGGACAACAATGATAACAGGGTTTGTGCAGAGTGGAAGGCCAATGGAAGCAGTTGAGATGTTTAGGGGAATGCAACATGAGGGAATCGAATTTGATGGGGTTTCGATGACGGGGTTGGTACAGGCTTGTGCAAGTCTTGGGGACTTGAGATTGAGTCTTTCTGTTCACGGGTTTATGATTCGGAGAGGTCTTCGTATGGATGTTATGGTTCAAACCAGCCTTGCCCATATGTATGCAAAGAACGGGCATTTGGAGCTAGCTTATAGGGTGTTCGATAGGATGCCTTACAAGAATGCCATTTCGTGGGGTGCTTTGATTTCCGGCTTTGCTCAAAATGGCTTCGCAGGGCGTGCACTCGAAATGCTAGTAGAGATGCAGGGCAGTGGATTTGAACCCGATTCAGCGTGTCTTGTGAGCGCACTTCTAGCATGTTCACAAGTAGGGTTTTTGAAATGGGGTAAATCCGCACATGCATTTATCTTGAAgaggcttgattttgatgaAGTTTTGGGTACTGCAGTGATTGACATGTATTCGAAATGCGGATCCCTTTCTTACGCACGTGCTCTCTTCGATCAGATTATTTCCAGAGACTTAATCTCGTGGAATGCTATGATTACAAGCTACGGAATTCATGGTCATGCAGAGGAAGCTCTAGCACTCTTCCTCCAGATGACGGAGACAAACGTAAAGCCCGATCATGCTACTTTTGCTTCTCTTCTTTCAGCCTTCAGTCATGCAGGCCTCGTACAAGAAGGCCAGTATTGGTTCGACGTCATGGTCAATAAGTACAAAACCACTCCGGGGGAGAAACATTATGCTTGCATGGTTGACCTACTGGCTCGCGCCGGACGAGTGGAAGAGGCTTATGAGCTAATTAATTCTGTGAATACTGAACCTGGCCTTGCTGTTTGGGTTGCCCTCCTGGCAGGTTGCCACAATCATGGGAAGTCGTCGATTGGAGAGGTCGTGGCTAAGAAGATCCTCGATTTGAATCCGGATGACTTAGGAGTTTACGCTTTGGTCTCGAACTTCTACGCAATGGCGAGGAAGTGGGATGATGTAGCAGacatgaagaagatgatgaaacaGAGAGGAACAAAGAAAGTGCCTGGTTATAGTGTTGTGGAAGTGAATGGAGAGCTCCATGCTTTTCTCATGGAAGATAAGACACACCAACATCATGGCGATATCATGCAAATCCTGAATAAGTTGGATCATGACATGAGAGCCATCGGATATGTTCCCAGGAATGAATTTCTGTTGCACAATTCGGAAGACGAACATTCCTTCCAGCAAAGAAAATTtatcaaagtgctctaa